ACAAAAGAAAGGAGTCCAATAATGAATATTGGCTATGCCCGTGTATCAACTACGGATCAGAACCTTGACCTCCAAAACGATGCGCTAAAGAACGCCGGCTGTGAGAAAATATACACTGATAAAATGTCCGGTAGCAAAACCGAACGTCCGGGACTTGATCAAATACTCGGTGTTCTCAGGGGAGGCGACACCCTCGTCGTATGGAAACTAGCTCGTCTGGGTAGATCATTAACGCACCTTATCAAAGTCATGACCCTACTCAGTGAGAGAGGTATCTACTTCAGAAGTATCCAAGAGTCCCTAGATACTTCAACACCCGGCGGAAAACTCATCTTCCATGTTTTCGGTGCGTTGGCTGAATTCGAACGTGATATAATCCGTGAACGAACACTCGCTGGCTTGGCTGCAGCCCGGGCACGTGGTAGAGTAGGAGGTCGCCTGAAGAAGTTGGGTGATATTTCATTATCCTGAAGAACATAAGAGTTCACAAGGTACAGGATCAACTACCCAAGAAACTACCCAAGAAAAGATACTGGCCCTATTAAAGGCAAAGCCAACAATTACTCGCAAGGAACTTGCTGAGAAGATTGGATTGACACCAGATGGTATAAAGTATCACATCGACAAAATGCGAACGGCCGGTATTATTAAACGGGTTGGATCGAGGAAAACTGGGCAGTGGGAAGTATTAAATTAGGTCAAAAGTGAAGTGTGAATCTGAGCTTGGTTGCTTATTCTGTGCTTCGCGCCATTCTTAACTCTCGGAGGGGGGAGCGGGTACCGTTCCCATATATTAAACTGGCCTGAGATAACCGTATGCATCAGGAGTCAGCATCTCGCCGCAGTGTAAGTTCTTTTGCCACGAAGACATCCGTCTTCGCTGGAAGAGCTACGCCGGACAAGCAAAGGCCCCAAGAACCCCTAAGCAAATTTGTGAAACTTGGTGTCTTAGTGACTTTGTGGCATTTAAAATATACTAACGGGTAACATGGGCCGGTTTAATATCTACTCTGCAGTGTCCCAGTCGTTATCCCGTAGATTATTCCATAGTGCGGAAATACCCGATGCTAATTTGCACACACTTCGTAAGACTGCCGGTGCTCGTCTCATACAAAAGGGTGTTGACATTTATCGAGTGTCCAAGTTTTTAGGTCATTCATCGGTAAAAGTCACAGAGAAACATTATGTAGATCTCCTGGA
The genomic region above belongs to Candidatus Neomarinimicrobiota bacterium and contains:
- a CDS encoding winged helix-turn-helix domain-containing protein produces the protein MIFHYPEEHKSSQGTGSTTQETTQEKILALLKAKPTITRKELAEKIGLTPDGIKYHIDKMRTAGIIKRVGSRKTGQWEVLN
- a CDS encoding tyrosine-type recombinase/integrase, giving the protein MGRFNIYSAVSQSLSRRLFHSAEIPDANLHTLRKTAGARLIQKGVDIYRVSKFLGHSSVKVTEKHYVDLLEVDYQDMSALLEDSTNGASEVSEARASGWGRVA